In one Musa acuminata AAA Group cultivar baxijiao chromosome BXJ2-5, Cavendish_Baxijiao_AAA, whole genome shotgun sequence genomic region, the following are encoded:
- the LOC135612313 gene encoding probable calcium-binding protein CML18 produces MACKGDGAEARSVRTNFNWLSSSSEAAMEISSQLKEVFRLIDSNGDGKISPPELCDLLLCMGHERATAARKAEVMVREADCNGDGFIDLDEFMEAVGGGGSGSGGDMSGSREELMEAFRVFDVDGNGFICAEDLRRVLVRLGHGKCSLRECRLMIRGVDRNGDGLVDFDEFWSMMTAGACWKVCN; encoded by the coding sequence ATGGCGTGCAAGGGAGACGGAGCAGAGGCCAGGAGTGTCCGCACGAACTTCAACTGGTTGTCGTCGTCCTCCGAAGCGGCCATGGAGATATCCAGCCAGCTGAAGGAAGTGTTCCGGCTCATCGACTCCAACGGCGACGGGAAGATATCTCCTCCGGAGCTCTGTGACTTGCTGCTGTGCATGGGACACGAGCGGGCCACGGCCGCGCGGAAGGCTGAGGTGATGGTGCGAGAGGCAGACTGCAACGGGGATGGCTTCATTGACCTCGACGAGTTCATGGAGGCCGTCGGCGGAGGAGGGAGCGGAAGCGGCGGCGATATGTCCGGTAGCAGAGAGGAGCTGATGGAAGCCTTCCGGGTGTTCGACGTCGACGGGAACGGGTTCATCTGCGCCGAGGATCTAAGGAGGGTACTCGTCCGTTTGGGCCACGGCAAGTGCAGCCTCCGGGAGTGCCGGCTCATGATCAGAGGCGTCGATAGGAACGGCGACGGCCTCGTGGACTTCGACGAGTTCTGGTCCATGATGACCGCCGGCGCATGTTGGAAAGTGTGTAATTGA
- the LOC135611684 gene encoding protein SMALL AUXIN UP-REGULATED RNA 12-like, which translates to MAFRRSNKLPQAAAIKQILKRCSSLGRRQLPADVPKGHFAVYVGESRSRFIVPISYLTHPEFQSLLRQAEEEFGFDHDMGLTIPCEEVVFRSLTSMLR; encoded by the coding sequence ATGGCGTTCCGGAGGTCGAACAAGCTGCCGCAGGCCGCGGCCATCAAGCAGATACTGAAGAGGTGCTCGAGCCTGGGGAGGAGGCAGCTGCCGGCGGACGTGCCCAAGGGCCACTTCGCGGTGTACGTGGGCGAGAGCCGGAGCCGGTTCATCGTGCCCATCTCCTACCTCACGCACCCGGAGTTCCAGAGCCTGCTGCGGCAGGCCGAGGAAGAGTTTGGCTTCGACCACGACATGGGCCTCACCATCCCCTGCGAGGAGGTCGTCTTCCGCTCCCTCACCTCCATGCTTCGTTGA